The genomic DNA GGCATATTGCACTATTTCAGATATATTCCATGTTTTATTATTCATCCAAATGATTGCAATTGCCGTTAAGTATTCCCAATACTTTACATTGAATTGGAGACAGTGGTCCTGCTCTTGTGTTTATGGCTTTATACGCCTTTTTAGTTCTGGTTTACAGCATATCTGGATTGTTTAGGTGAACTGAGCACATTAATGAGGTCTAGGACTATAATTGCACTGTCCTACAGGAGATACccctaaatctaaaataaattgctgtaaattataaATGATTCTCTGATAGGTGgttatttattttgccattggCTATGTGCCTACTGTGAAGGTGTTGGCAACAGCCTGTAGGAGACATGTATGTGTTATgagtgaaaatgtaaataaaaggtCTGTTTTTATGAGGACAAATGTGTTGACAATGTAGTCATGTCCTCTGCATGAAATGAGTGCAGTACACATTTCGAAAAGATAGTAACTTGGAAACCAGTGAACACAATACGTTTCCCAATCTAAAGAAAATTTATTACCTGCACagaaaggcagaataaaagaaaGTGCTTAACTCTCAATGTGAACTGTCATTGCAATGCAGCTAAGTACAAAAAAGATAGGTAAAACAGTGCAAACAGTCCATGGCAttggaaaagaaaaacaatgaacataaaaacaacacaaagaagataaaaaagaaatatacaaaATTTGTCAGAAATAAGGGTTAATGACACAACAGTTGACTCAATGTGGTCATTAGGGATAATTGGACCAACTTTTGATTCATTGCACATTTTACAGCAGTTCAGTGCTGTTCAGTTGTTTAAGATATCCATTGAATAATTTGCTTCTTGAAGAAATGCATCATGAAATGTATGTTTTAGTGGTTTTCTATTATATAAGAAAATGTTTAGTAAAAATACATACACCTTACACCATAAAGTGAAATATGTACCTTATAGTTAGctcatttgtaaaatatttttctttaaaattatttgatttataataATGGAAGAAAAAATTTGTAAATGTTTCCTGCTGAGTGTGAACAATTTATAAGCTTTTGAAACCATTTATATTTTTTCTGGATTTTGATCTAGAGTCACACTGGTTTTTATTGCATGAACCTCCATAACTTGAAGGACATGCAGAGCATGGTTTTCCTGACTTATATGGAGCTTCTCCTACCCAGTTACCCCTAGAAGAAAAGTACCAATATGAGGGGATTTGATTACTTTCATTCTGCTTATGCATTATGCCTTAAAATGATTTTGATACAGAATTATTCTTACTTGATAGAATAGTTGCAAACCAATAAGGTGGCTTGTTTCCACATACTCCCAAATACATATATGTTTGAACACCTGTTGGTAGCACACCCAATCTTATTGCTGCTGGCCCACACCATCTGAAACACAGCCATTACTAATATTAATGTCCTACATATCGCTGAGTTATCATTGAAATATAAtgtatgttacatttatattatgaGATAAACAAAATTCTTTTTGCTcagatacactggcggccaaaagtttggaataatgtacagattttgctcttttggaaagaaattggtacttttattcaccaaagtggcattcaactgatcacaatgtatagtcaggacattaataatgtgaaaaaattactataacaattgaactacttcaaaaagttctcatcaaaaaatcctccacgtgcagcaatgacagctttgcagatccttggcattctagctgtcagtttgtccagatactcacgtgacatttcaccccacacttcttgtagctcttgccatagatgtgactgtcttgtcgagcacttctcacacaccttacagtctagctgatcccacaaaatctcaatggggttaagatccataacacttttttccaattatctgttgtccaatgtacgtgtttctttgcccactctaaccttttctttttgtttttctgtttcaaaagtggctttttctttgcaattcttcccataaggcctgcacccctgagtcttctctttattgttgtacatgaaactggtgttgagcatgtagaattcaatgaagctgtcaacggaggacatgtgaggcatttctcaaactagagactctaatgtacatatcctcttgttagttgtacatctgggccttccacatctctttctatccttgttagagccagttgtcctttgtctttgaagactgtagtgtacaccattgtatgaaatcttcagttccctatctgtcactcactcgacgttgtgtcgatgtagtgacactaggggtcacacttgggagccccaaacacctctgctttttttaaaaaaggccaatgagaattggcgagtggaatttgcatgccacacccccggacatacgggtataaaaggagctggtatgcaaccactcattcagattttttcttcggagccgagcggttctattcattgagctgaattcatccgccgagatcattcacctctctctgctggattttacggcgcatttcagcggcttctccccctctgcatctgtggtttgcagagaacgcccctgggtgcttcggcagaacatttaaaagagtatattctaaaagagtatattttctttctgaaagagcggcacacacgtaatgtctttttaaagacacgtctttttaaagatgcctttccgtttgtgtgttattcctggttgcggtcgttatccctctgcttccgatggccacaatcgctgtcttacgtgtctgggcactgcccttGCGGAGATATTGtgtgtggatgagtcatgtcctcattgcgagaacatgaccatggcaacgttgcggtcgcggcttgctttcataagaaagaaagccaccccagcggctccccgcaccggtccttctacctacaggtttgaggccgcatcagttagcactgggagcgatttggggacatcaatgggaccacctccgccgggtatccccccacagacctcccatacCCCAGCACTCTTgcttgccctgatcgggctctcgcacgagaccggcggctcgtctcagcgtgagttcgacttctcgttcggagctccggaagacaatgagttatcgagtgcagcatcggagagtgggctcgtccagtctgacgcagaggcttcggctcggcttcctccttcgggaacagtCGCCCAGCCTCatgccgacgcggaaatgacagacatgctttcccgggtggccgcgagcgttgggctagagtggaaccctccactctcccctgaaccctcgcggcttgatgatcgGTTCCTGGGCATGGGGCgccagccacaccccgcccctgttcctttcttcctggaagtgcatgaggagctgacaagatcatgggaggcaccttttactgcccggtcctggtctttcagctcccccgctctcgcttccctcgatggcggagtggccagggggtattcggtgatcccccaggtggacaaggcacttgcggtgcacttgtatccgcagagcaccgccacctggcgtgggcacccaaagctcccatccaaggcctgtaggtttacgtcatccctaaTGGCTGGAGCCTATGGTGCCGCttgacaagccacctccgccctgcacgccatggctctcctgcaagtacaccaagccaaggcactaaaagtactgcacgagggtagttctgacccgggattgatgcaggaactgcgctcggcgaccgacctcgctctccgggcgacaaaggtcacgccgcggtctctcgggcaggtgatgtccaccctggtggtccaggagcaccacctttggctcaacttggtcgagatgggagaagcgaacaaggcatggttccttgatgcccccatttcccaggttggcctgtttggcgacgccgttgaggactttgcccagcagttctcggcagtgaagaagcagacagaggttttacaacacatcctgccccggcgcagcttgAGAcaccacaccctgtctgctcgtcgccaagggagTCCTCCTgcagcaccggctctgccgcagcccacccccgtggcccaGCTCCGGCGTTGAGCcatccgcaggaagcagacgccacacaTCTCGCGGCCGGCccctaagaacccgaggaaggcttcgaagcacccccgagacaggcgacccaggggcgaggagatccacttctctgGGGTTGGTCAACAgaacactccatcccccggtggagggccgggaggagaatcttttgtcgccgcatgcccaggaggctgcggcacccaaaagcctgacaaaagaatggttcccttgtcccctgggtcacatattcggtgcgcatggccgtcgtcatgtccaccgtcccattttggaaggtatggcgctccagcagtggaccccctgcccctgtgcgcccagctgtggcacaaacatgcccacacgggattggttccagtggactacgaggacgagattcctcctcccccctcctcgaccaatcttatggtgggcggcaggagccaggtaactgcttcgatgtccctggactcagcacagccacagggCTCGAGTCCTCTCaagtggcacctcaagctccgtcccaccacgaggccccacccgcccgTACGTctaacgtgatcattccctttgtccccctcgcccggagtttgggcgcatggctagcgctttccaacccgttgcgatggctgacccggaccatccgactcggctacgtgattcagttcgccaggcgcctgcccaggttcagcgagtccacttcacctcggtgaagggtgacaacaccactaccttgcgtgcagagatcacgACCCtcctgcgcaagggcgcgattgagcctgtccctccagccgagatgaggaaagggttctacagcccttacttcattgtaccagagaaaggcggtgggttgcaaccaatcctggacttgcgagtactgaactgggccttgcacagactcccgttcaagatgctgacgcaaaaacgtattctagcgagcgtccgacatctagatttgttcgcggcagtagacctgaaggacgcatacttccacgtctcggccctaccttgacacagacccttcctgcggtttgctttcgagggccaggcgtaccagtacaaggtcctccccttcggcctgtccttgtccccttgtgtcttcacaaaggtcgcggaggcagcccttgccccgctaagggaagtgggcatccacattctcaactatctcgacgactggctgatcttagctcactctcgagagttgctatacGCACACAGGTACCtcatgctctggcacctcagctgactggggcttcaggtcaactgggaaaaagcaagctctccccggttcagagcatctcttttctcggtctggagttggactcagtctcgatgacagcgcacctcatgaatgagcgagcacagttggtgctgaactgtctgaaggcattcagatgaacagcggttccactgaaacactttcagaggctcctggggcatatggcatcctcagcggcggccacaccgctcgggttgatgcaaaagagaccgcttcagcactggctttggactcgagtcccgagatgggcatggcgctgcgggacacaccgcgtgaccttcacgccagtctgtcgccacctcttcagcccttggaccaacctggcatttctacgggcaggggttcccttagagcaggtctccaggcgcatcgtggttacaacagatgcccccaagacaggctggggcgctgtatgcaatgggcactcAGCCGCcggttcttggactggcccgtggctgcgttggcacatcaactgcctagagttgttggcagtactgcttgccttGCGGAGgttttgatccagggcaagcacatgttggtccggacagacaacacagcgacggtagcttacatcaaccgccaaggcggtctacgctcccattgcatgtcaaaactcgcctgctgtctcctcctctggagtcagcagtgcttcaagtcgctacgagccactcacatcccgggcgacctcaacaccgcagcggacgcgctgtcacgccaggttaccctcaggggagagtggagtctccaccctcaggtggtccagctgatttggagtcgattcggtcgagcactggtagacctgtttgcttcccgggaatcctcccactgcccgctttggtacgccctgaccgaggcacctctcggtatagatgcgttggcacacagctggccccctggactatgcaagtatgcgtttcctccacaGACCCTGTGAAAGATCAGGGAGGACTGGGAgcaaccagacctctgaaatctccacgtctggcctttGGACGGGACGCGGCGGACTTAAGTGGCTtaccgcccgcggtggtagacatgatcactcaggctatgtctccctctatgaggcgcctgtatgccttgaagtggcgtctgttcgctaagtggtgtacttcccaacaggaagacccccagtgATGCGCAgccggatcggtgctttccttcctgcaggagaggttggaggggtggctgtccccctccaccttgaaggtgtatgtagccactatttcggctcatcacgatgcagtagatggtaagtacttggggaagcacgacttgatcatcaggttcctgagaggcgctaggaggttgaacccctctagaccacgcctcattcccccattggacctctctgtagtccttcagggtctacggggagctccctttgagcccttggagtcagctgagcttaaggcactctctttcaagactgccctcctgactgcgcttacttccatcaagagggtaggggacctgcaagcattctctgtcagcttggagtttggtccgggttactctcacgtgatcttgagaccccgaccgggctatgtgcccaaggttcccacaaccccttttagggatcagttggtgaacctgcaagtgctgccccaggaggaggcagacccagccttagcattgctgtgtccggtgcgagctttacgcatctatttggatcgcacacagagctttagaagctccaatcagctctttgtctgctttggtggacaacggaaaggaagcgctttctccaaacagaggatcgcccactgggtcattgacgcaatctctatggcatatcaagctcaggacgtgccaccccctgcagggttacgagtccactctaccaggagtgtggcggcctcctgggccctggccagtggcgcctctttggcatacatctgcagagcagtgggctgggcaacacccaacacctttgtgaggttctacaatctccgggttgagtcagttttgtcccgtgtagtggcaggcacaagcaggtaagttccgggacagctggccgggtgtactgcttgcgcatagcgcctttcccctcccttgaggggaagacgtgcactcttgactcccagtcgtgttcacagactgtgatccctggatgacgtcctccttagccctgtggcagtcgagtttgcggagaaacctgtacctgtactgaggtaggtgctccgcatgcggtggttctccataggtaaccccatgtgttatatcttccgtaaaatcatttccctcttggtaaactacgtcaCCATGCCTGTAGAAaatcctccccccttgggtaggacctatcatgcgactctccacatgacatacttccgacaagactcggtaagaccatgtgatgtatttccacttgaagtaccccccccccccccccccccccccgacgtggacactcgtgtctcattccctccatcagggaacagaggttacgaaagtaatgaaacttttttggcaatttcaagcattgtatagcctgcATTCCTCAaaccaatgattgactgacaactttctagagaaagctgcttcttttttttgccatttttacctAATatagaccttaagacatgccagtctagtgcatactgtggcaactcaaaaacaagcacaaaaacaatgttaagcttcatttaacgaaccaaatagctttcaactgtgtttggtatacaatggcaagtgattttctagtaccaaattagcaaattagcatgattactcaagaataaggtgttggagtgatggctgctggaaatgggcctgtctagatttgatcaaaaattacttttttcaaatagtgatttttacatcaataatgtcctgactataatttgtgatcagttgaatgccactttggtgaattaaagtgccaatttccttccgaaaaagcaaaatctgtacattattccaaacttttggccaccagcgtAGGTCCACTGACAAAAGGGTTTGTAAAATGCTTATTGATTTTGGAGACACACCTGAGTATAGTGTGAACAGACAAATCCACTGCATCCGTTGGGGTGGGAGAAAGAGTGTCTTTCATCGTACCAGGATCGTACCAGCTCAATGACTGATCTGTATCTGCAAGAGGAAATAAATTGTACCATTAATTGTCTTCCCCATGATATCAGAACGATAATTACAAGCATATTCAGAATATGATAACACTACATATAGATTTGATGTAGAATTGACAGATGGGATCTTAAATAATCATTCCATGCTAACAGTAAATGGAAAAATTTGCAGCCTAggctagtatatatatatatatataagatagcACCATGGCATTacttttttgtaatgtaccttcCAGAGATGATGGACAAGTTCTGTCCTGTATGCCGCATAATATGGGGTGGTCCATGATCCCACATGCACTGAGAAGCCCAAGACTCTGCAGATTTAGCCAGTCTCTCATCCCACACCTCGCCAAGGAGAAAGAAtggattataaaaataattaattcagtTAAATTGAGGGGCAACCACAGACTGTCCTGAAATGTTGCATTCAGGAAAAAAAACTAATAATGTTTATCTTTAATCGTTTAGTATGCAACGTACAGTacatacacaaaaacactgtTTTTTCAACATagaaacacaaataataataataattattattattaatactattatAACTACAATAATAacgataataatgataataataataataataacaataataaataaatacatatttattttaataaataaataaaaataatgatgatgattatcataataattatcataataattataatttgtattattataaataattgtaattgataataataataataactaaacaaataataatgacaacaatgataataatgaacaataataataacaacacaaacagagaaacataaattataatgatgatgatgataatgatgatggtaattagacaaataataataatgataataataataatcacaataataataattattattattattactataattaaTTAAACtagcagtaataataataattagtagtagtagtagtagtagtatttgtaacataaataataattatttaaattaaattttaaatactAATTAATTACgccaaaaatcaaacaaacaaaaaaattcctACCATGTATTCCATATTGGCTGCGGATGGAAAGACCTGTGAGCGAACGCGGTTGTGATAATCCAGTATTGCCATCATATCTCTGCTGGAGATGTAGCGTTTCCATCGGTCTCGAGGTGCACTGATGTCGCTCCTGTTCCTAACGTTCAGCGGAGCCACAATGGAAACATCATCTGGTGAGCTGTTGACCGCCAGTGATGCTGTCGTGCACGGCAATGACCACAAGATGACAGCAAAGAACAAATGAGCCCATGCCAAATTCATCATTCAGCCTTCTGCCAGGTTGGCTACAGGTGCTGTACTTGTGAAAGAAGTATTCGGTGTCATCAGTTGCCCACTGCATTACTATAAGCCAGTAAAATATTACTAAAACTTAGTAATGAAACGGTCCCTGCAAACTACAGCTTAATGCGGTACATAGCAGCTTAATCATGCCATTTCTGATCTATGCTAAACGATAACAGATCTGAAGCTGTAACCGAAGCAATGCACGATGATATGACTGGATATAGTAGCAAACTAATAGACAGgccactttaaaataaataaataaataaataaataaatatttcaacataCGTAACTAACTGTCATACAATGATTTATACAAGGTCATAACAGTCCATTTAATCCCCTCACTAGACTTCGAAGTTATTATTTATATGACTGTCTTAACTTTGGAAGAAAAAATGCATCAGCAAAGACTGTCAAATAAACTTATATttgaaaacattacaaattatttcTAATCTCATCATTTTTAGTTTTTCAAGAGAATATTATGGTATATACTTATGGATGTTTTCATGCAGTCTGAAGAAAGTGGGAGTCTTCAGCTGGAGTGGTCTTCACAGCACAAACCTTGACGAGTGATTGCAGCACTTTCGCACAGCCCGGAGAACAGCTGAATAGATCTCCACTTAAACTCTGGCCTTTGCAAACAACTTCATTGATATGTGTGGCAGGGAACTTTAACTGGACCAACTCTCTGAGGCTATTTGACGTAGAAGAAAAGCCCCTGTCTCTTATTCTACCCCCAGCCTTAAAAGGTCAACTGTTCAGCCAGCTGGTCTCCAAGCTGGTCTAGCTAGTCTCCAAAACCCATTTAAAACCTTTAACACAGACCAGCCAAACCAGCTTGGGCAGGTTGGGACACCAGTTGGCTGACCAAGTTGGCTGACCATCTTAACACCAGCTTTGGTAGGCTTAAAAGGTTActtcagcttaaaccagctaagaccatcaaaCCACTTTAGGCTGGTCTAAGCAGCTTGAACCTCTGTTTTCATTTCTTATGGTATATAGCATCCTTTGAACAGCAGCATATACTAGTAAGTTATATGCTAACAACAAGATACCATACAGTATTTGTACAGGTAAATTGAATGGAAATGAAATCATATCAGACATTTACATATCAGTTTATTAATGATGAATGCCATTTATTAGCACTCTGGCTAGCTGAAGGCCCCTCATATTCAAGCTTGTGCATTGTAAATGGCACACGTCATTCAGAATGCATGAAGTGGCATCAAATGGTAAATCTTAATCAAAACATATGGCTTTTTACAAATTGTTGATACTTGTCCATAAAGTTTACTATTAATTGttcttttaaatcttttaaagCTTTGGTTGGCATGGGCCTTAATATTCCttgcaaaattaaatattattaaataaaacaaattgaaaaagCACAGGCAAGGATATTGTTAAAGGGAGGGAATTGTTCCATTAATCAAAGGCCAACTTATAAAGTCATAGTCAAGACAGCACATTTTCCCAGCTGTGTCGGATTCCATGAAGGATGTGTAATATCTCCAGTCTCTGGGCAGTGCCAATATACACGCCACAACTTTCCTGAACAGGGTCATTGAAAGCACTGAGTTTCAGATTCAGTACTATGGGACAGTTATTTTTAATATCTGCCTCAGCAAAATATGTCAATAAAGTAGTTTGTGTTATTACCcagtaatataattttatatataccaCACAATTGTTATAGCTTGTTTTACCCGCAATATAAAggaaaactatggaaatatagctgggtgtttcttcaactttggactAGTCCTGTGTACCTTAAGAAATTAAagtatcattaaaacattttgcacACACTCAAATGTCATTACCATAACTTAATTGAATTATAAAAAGTttttacacacaattaaataagtCAGTTTCACTGAGACAAGAAAATGTAGGTGGATTAGGTCAAATGAATGTACAATAGCTTTCCttgatgtgaattaaaaaaaattcataaaataacACTTCCTCTTcacatccagtcccatgcaaagacgaagctgcccgattccagccttgctgaagcacctccaCCTGGGTGTCTAAtagttagacagagacctggagaggccttcaagcgacagtgtctcacacccactgtgaaatttggtagagcatcggtgatgatctgggggtgcttcagcaagtcTGGAATCGGGcaaattcgtctttgtgaaggacgcatgaatcaagtcaagtgcaaggttatcctggaagaaaacttgcttccttctgctctgaaaatgttccctaactctgaggattgttttttccagcaggacaacgctccatgccacacagccaggtcaatcaaggtgtggatggaggaccaccggatcaatgGTCATGGCCATCCCAATCTCCAggcctgaaccccattgaaaaccttgaatgtgatcaagagaagatggatggtcacaagccatccaTCTTCTCTTGATCGCATGCAAGgttttcaaacaaacaaacaaagccgagctgcttgattttttgcaccaggagtggcaaaaatgaccaaatattgatttccaaACTCTTCctgaagttaaaacattagtattgtgttgtttaaaaattaatatgaacttgttttcttagcattattcgaggtctgaaaatactgcatctttttttttattttgatcagttgtcatttttctgcaaataaatgatttaaatgacaatatttttatatggaatttatttgcactttatagaataaaacaaaaatgttaattttactcaaacacatacctataaatagtaaaattagtaaaaatagtaaaaaatccagaaaaactgataattttgcagtggtctcttaatttttttccagagctgtatatttgtAACTAGTATTTTATGTatcttaaatacacacaattaaaaattgttttcacatttgattgaaaatgatGCCTAATAAAAATATCCAAATAAAATTGAacgtagggactatacatttttttcatcagtccataagatttattctacaatggatttttatttttttttatatctaagtccctcatttcatctgttgattgctcagttggaaacatcttagtttcagatcacgccctggtgagtttagaggtgttgccacatacggagaaaaagaaatcatatagttgccgctttaatgtatcccttttgcaaaatcctgaatttcaacaaatgttaaaggccgaaatcagcgtttatatggagaccaactggtccacagtatcctctgtgggcgtggcttgggaggcaattaaggtggttcttaggggtcggatcaaacagtgtgcctcattcatcaaaaaatccaaagcacgagaacttgtggagttggaagagaatattaaaagtgcagaggcagagctgaagcaccgaatgtcatctgatggactgaaatacagatataatactattttgtcgcaaaaggtggagttttggctattcatggCAAGACAGTtgtactttgagtcgggggacaaagcagggaagcttttggctagatatataaagcagagagagtctttttctaccattccctcagtgaaatctgctggtggtgaaatatttacctcagccattgatattaataatgcctttaaagagttctatcttgatctttatagttccacgtcttcgtctactgatgaagatattagaaactttgtggaactattagaactccctaaactgacgaaggagcaaaaaaattctcttgattctgagataaccttggaggagcttggcgaggtaattaaggccttgcctacaggcaagactccagggccagatggctttgccgctgaattttttagatcttattctacagatctggctacacttttgttaaaaatttatacggaatcattaaagaatggaaagcttccaccaaccatgacacaagcccagatcagt from Myxocyprinus asiaticus isolate MX2 ecotype Aquarium Trade chromosome 29, UBuf_Myxa_2, whole genome shotgun sequence includes the following:
- the LOC127419622 gene encoding peptidase inhibitor R3HDML-like, yielding MMNLAWAHLFFAVILWSLPCTTASLAVNSSPDDVSIVAPLNVRNRSDISAPRDRWKRYISSRDMMAILDYHNRVRSQVFPSAANMEYMVWDERLAKSAESWASQCMWDHGPPHIMRHTGQNLSIISGRYRSVIELVRSWYDERHSFSHPNGCSGFVCSHYTQMVWASSNKIGCATNRCSNIYVFGSMWKQATLLVCNYSIKGNWVGEAPYKSGKPCSACPSSYGGSCNKNQCDSRSKSRKNINGFKSL